A genomic window from Flavobacterium azooxidireducens includes:
- a CDS encoding T9SS sorting signal type C domain-containing protein has translation MNKFLLLALLFVVSGNGVLAQSASSYTFTATTATYSNLSSPNNITGLNNSSDDDLSNAVSIGFTFNFAGTNYTQFKVSSNGFITFNVSSTDAFFDNTIANAGTSKPILMPLWDDLQSTTRVRYRLEGTSPSRIMKIEFRGNEWNYDSGADAIKFQVWLYETSNRIEYRYQQSSDPVNNPSATIGIYDANDTYLTLNGSGSSPSASSTTFTTTINAKPASNQVFRFDPPSVPVITSSAASLSTFSACNLTVSNSQTFLVSGVSLTANIVITAPTGFEVSTDNVNFFDTRTLTQSGGNVATTTIYARMKSLATNPTSGNITIASTGATTRNISVTGLLLSPTGVSAGSDVAICASSSVVLDGNVAIVTGTQTLSSINNEVGFTTMTTNDLDRWGISNTSNAGGSAAELQMQYFSGSNPTPIFAWAQSPLLDATDYTDLSMTFKHNVDWFSGTVPLFLQTSTDGTTWTTQWNLNATANVAANTVTVNLSSVDNTSFYYRFLFDGNIYNIDFWFIDDITITGTAPLPATYSWTSVPPGFTSSIQDPTVNPTVTTTYTLAVTRNGCTVTDEVVVTVASTIWNGAAWSNGEPTSTKAALFEGDFTSSTDINACSITVTNNAEVVISTGDTVTLSGGLTVNTGSAFTLENDAYLMQSGTTNLNNGAITVEKLTQDLMRLDYVLWSSPVENQNLLSFSPLTVTNRFYTYNSSSDSYSTIAPGANNFSTGKGYLIRMPDNHPTSPTAWQGSFVGKPNSGDLSIALSTAGGGYNAVGNPYPSPISIEKFLDDNSSLISGDLYFWRKTNNTLGSAYVTFSGGAFSDGPHSFDNIQPGQGFFVKANNAGNLQFNNLQRELTSGVFYRNEQIAETSRIWLHLKNNNSIVGNMAIGYRADATNEIDSNLDGEYINDSSLALNSIVAQTELSVQHRAEFVSADVVPLSFKTNNAGSYEIAINTVDGLFLNEEQQIFLKDNLLSIEHNLKNESYSFVSDAGTFANRFEIIYQSTLSVENPVLQHSVVVFSKDKTIQINSGLTTLTNVKVFDLRGRLLAEQNDVNASTVSIPLTQVENQVLIVQITSTDGQTTSKKVAH, from the coding sequence ATGAACAAATTTTTACTTCTTGCATTACTTTTTGTAGTGTCTGGAAACGGAGTTCTTGCTCAAAGTGCTTCATCTTACACTTTTACCGCAACAACTGCAACTTATTCCAATTTATCAAGCCCCAATAATATTACAGGATTAAACAATTCTTCAGATGATGATTTGTCTAATGCGGTAAGTATTGGATTTACCTTTAATTTTGCAGGAACAAATTACACGCAGTTTAAAGTGAGTAGTAATGGTTTTATTACGTTCAATGTTTCTTCAACTGATGCTTTTTTTGATAATACAATAGCAAATGCGGGCACAAGCAAACCTATATTAATGCCTCTATGGGATGATTTGCAAAGCACAACTCGAGTTAGATACCGATTAGAAGGCACTTCTCCAAGCCGAATCATGAAAATTGAATTTAGAGGAAATGAGTGGAATTATGATTCCGGTGCTGATGCAATCAAATTTCAAGTTTGGTTATATGAAACCTCTAATAGAATAGAATATCGATACCAACAAAGTTCTGATCCAGTTAATAACCCTAGTGCCACAATAGGAATTTATGATGCTAACGACACTTATTTAACATTAAATGGTTCCGGATCATCTCCAAGTGCTAGTTCAACAACATTTACTACTACTATTAACGCCAAACCAGCAAGCAATCAAGTTTTTAGATTTGATCCGCCATCGGTTCCGGTTATTACGTCATCTGCTGCAAGTTTATCAACCTTTAGTGCATGTAATTTGACAGTTTCCAACAGTCAAACTTTTCTGGTATCAGGTGTTTCATTAACTGCAAATATTGTAATTACAGCCCCGACCGGATTTGAAGTTTCAACCGATAATGTTAACTTTTTTGATACAAGAACCTTAACTCAATCAGGAGGGAACGTTGCCACAACCACCATTTATGCACGAATGAAATCTTTGGCTACCAACCCAACTTCCGGTAATATTACCATTGCTAGTACGGGAGCAACGACAAGAAACATTTCGGTTACTGGTTTATTGCTATCTCCAACCGGAGTTTCTGCAGGTAGTGATGTTGCAATATGTGCTTCATCCTCTGTTGTTTTAGACGGGAATGTGGCTATTGTTACTGGTACGCAAACGCTGTCTTCTATTAACAATGAAGTTGGTTTTACTACGATGACCACAAACGACTTGGATAGATGGGGAATATCTAACACATCTAATGCAGGAGGTAGTGCCGCTGAGTTACAAATGCAATATTTTTCCGGGAGTAACCCTACACCTATTTTTGCATGGGCACAATCGCCTTTGTTGGATGCAACAGATTACACAGATTTGTCTATGACATTTAAACATAATGTAGATTGGTTTTCCGGAACAGTCCCTTTGTTTTTACAGACTTCAACGGATGGTACAACTTGGACGACCCAATGGAATTTAAACGCCACAGCTAATGTTGCCGCAAACACTGTTACTGTAAATTTATCCTCTGTGGATAATACATCATTTTATTATAGATTTTTGTTTGATGGAAATATATACAATATCGATTTTTGGTTCATTGATGATATAACGATTACAGGAACAGCTCCATTGCCAGCAACTTATTCTTGGACATCTGTTCCTCCAGGATTTACATCTTCTATTCAAGATCCTACTGTTAATCCAACTGTTACAACCACATACACTTTAGCTGTAACAAGAAATGGTTGTACAGTTACCGATGAGGTAGTTGTAACTGTTGCATCTACTATTTGGAATGGAGCCGCATGGAGTAATGGCGAACCAACAAGTACTAAAGCAGCCTTGTTTGAAGGTGATTTTACGTCTTCCACAGATATTAATGCTTGTTCAATAACTGTAACAAACAATGCAGAAGTTGTTATTTCCACAGGAGATACTGTTACACTTTCAGGAGGATTAACAGTAAATACAGGAAGTGCTTTCACATTAGAAAACGATGCTTATCTTATGCAAAGCGGAACAACCAATTTAAACAACGGTGCTATTACAGTTGAAAAACTAACACAAGATTTAATGCGTTTAGATTATGTTCTTTGGTCTTCGCCGGTTGAAAATCAAAATTTATTGAGCTTTTCTCCACTAACCGTTACCAATCGTTTTTACACGTATAATTCATCTTCAGACAGTTATTCTACAATTGCTCCCGGTGCTAATAACTTCAGTACAGGGAAAGGCTATTTAATTAGAATGCCGGATAACCATCCAACTTCGCCAACCGCTTGGCAAGGAAGCTTTGTTGGAAAACCCAACAGTGGTGATTTATCGATTGCTTTGTCAACTGCTGGTGGCGGTTACAATGCAGTTGGAAATCCGTATCCTTCACCTATTAGTATTGAAAAATTTTTAGATGATAATAGTAGTTTGATAAGCGGAGATCTTTATTTCTGGAGAAAAACGAATAACACTCTCGGAAGTGCTTATGTAACTTTTAGCGGTGGAGCTTTTAGTGATGGTCCTCATTCATTTGACAATATCCAACCTGGACAAGGATTTTTTGTAAAAGCCAATAATGCAGGAAATTTACAATTCAATAATTTACAAAGAGAGTTGACTAGTGGTGTTTTTTATCGAAATGAACAAATTGCTGAAACATCCAGAATCTGGTTACACTTAAAAAACAATAATTCAATTGTGGGCAACATGGCAATTGGTTATAGAGCAGACGCTACAAATGAAATTGATTCAAATTTAGATGGAGAATATATTAATGATAGTTCATTAGCTTTGAATTCGATTGTTGCCCAAACAGAACTTTCTGTTCAGCATCGTGCCGAATTTGTTTCAGCAGATGTGGTGCCATTGAGTTTTAAAACAAATAATGCTGGAAGTTATGAAATTGCAATCAATACAGTAGATGGTTTGTTTTTAAATGAGGAGCAACAAATTTTCTTAAAAGATAATTTACTTTCAATTGAACATAACTTGAAAAATGAAAGTTATAGTTTTGTTTCAGATGCCGGAACTTTTGCAAATCGTTTTGAAATTATTTACCAAAGTACATTGTCGGTAGAAAACCCAGTTCTTCAACATTCGGTTGTTGTTTTTTCAAAAGATAAAACAATCCAAATTAATTCAGGTTTAACTACTTTAACTAATGTAAAAGTATTTGATTTGAGAGGAAGATTATTGGCTGAGCAAAACGATGTAAATGCCTCAACGGTTTCTATTCCTTTAACTCAAGTTGAAAACCAAGTGCTAATTGTTCAGATTACTTCTACAGATGGACAAACTACTTCTAAAAAAGTAGCTCACTAA
- a CDS encoding tetratricopeptide repeat-containing sensor histidine kinase: MKKLYLLFFLYCCSFIVVFAQNKTADSLKNVLNQTKNDIEKVQLLNEIADYYKSSNPVLMNEYATKALALAKKINYQTEEGTALLNLGIAKIITGNYPEALDFFSQAKLVYENELAVNSKDNLKLKNGLARVYGSMGIVFSEQSNYAKALQHHLKAVSIYEETKEEDKLARVYNNIGIVYRAQNEDFKALDYFSKAQKIQEKIGDRTVGITITNIGNLHLKQNNFKEAEDYYTKAKYYFEKFPNPRGLGELHNNFGLLHKKNSTSEKALESWNLALQSFDLIDDKFGKSDTYLFMGEYFYEQNNGSEALKYAQKAAELSKQLNVLEGTALAEKLLSSIYEKLNQPSEAFKHFKLYKTAQDSLINHENIRKSVQAEMNYEFEKKEAIKKKEEEKKTLLLAEKSKRQTLQTIFIALFVLLLLGIAFLIYNRIQLKKNLTLQKELAEYEQKALHLQMNPHFVFNCLGSISSFIVQNGTDSAIKYLSKFSKLMRLTLEYSKESLIPIDKEIESLQNYLELEQLRFNNVFEFKITKSLEIEDDMALPPLLLQPFVENAIIHGLIPKKENGTISVDFSIEKDNLVCTILDDGIGFDKSKEIKENLVAIHKSMALDITKKRLEMMEASTAQKAKVEIKEIRNDLGEIQGTKVVLNLPIQYIK, translated from the coding sequence ATGAAGAAGTTATACCTTTTATTCTTTTTGTATTGCTGTAGTTTTATCGTTGTTTTTGCACAAAATAAAACGGCAGACAGTTTAAAGAATGTGCTCAATCAAACAAAAAACGACATTGAAAAAGTGCAACTTCTCAATGAAATTGCCGATTATTATAAAAGTAGTAATCCTGTTTTGATGAATGAGTATGCTACAAAAGCATTAGCCTTAGCAAAAAAAATCAACTATCAAACCGAAGAAGGAACAGCCTTGCTTAATTTGGGAATTGCTAAAATAATTACAGGAAATTATCCCGAAGCATTAGACTTTTTCTCGCAAGCCAAATTGGTGTATGAAAACGAATTGGCTGTTAATTCAAAAGACAATCTGAAGCTTAAAAACGGATTAGCCAGAGTGTATGGAAGCATGGGAATTGTTTTTTCTGAACAAAGCAATTATGCAAAAGCACTTCAACATCACCTAAAAGCGGTTTCCATTTATGAAGAAACAAAAGAAGAAGATAAATTAGCACGCGTTTATAATAATATTGGAATTGTTTACCGAGCCCAAAACGAAGATTTCAAAGCCTTGGATTATTTTAGTAAAGCTCAAAAAATTCAAGAGAAAATTGGTGACAGAACGGTTGGTATCACAATTACCAACATCGGAAATCTTCATTTAAAACAAAACAACTTCAAAGAAGCAGAAGACTATTATACGAAAGCAAAATACTATTTTGAAAAATTCCCTAATCCGCGTGGTTTGGGGGAATTGCATAATAACTTCGGATTACTTCACAAGAAGAATTCAACTTCAGAAAAAGCGTTAGAAAGTTGGAATTTAGCCTTGCAATCATTCGATTTAATTGATGATAAATTCGGAAAATCCGACACCTATTTGTTCATGGGTGAGTATTTTTATGAGCAAAACAATGGGAGTGAAGCTTTAAAATATGCTCAAAAAGCAGCCGAGTTATCCAAACAACTTAATGTTTTAGAAGGCACTGCTTTGGCAGAAAAATTATTGAGTTCCATTTATGAAAAACTCAATCAACCTTCCGAAGCATTCAAACATTTCAAATTATACAAAACAGCACAAGACAGCTTGATAAATCATGAAAATATTAGAAAAAGCGTGCAAGCTGAAATGAATTATGAATTTGAAAAGAAAGAAGCCATCAAGAAAAAAGAAGAGGAAAAGAAAACATTGCTTTTAGCCGAAAAATCGAAAAGACAAACCTTACAAACTATTTTTATTGCCTTGTTTGTGTTGCTTTTGTTGGGAATTGCTTTTTTGATTTACAACCGAATTCAGTTAAAGAAAAATTTAACCCTTCAAAAAGAACTCGCAGAATACGAGCAGAAAGCGTTGCATTTGCAAATGAATCCGCATTTCGTGTTTAATTGTTTGGGATCAATTTCGAGTTTTATTGTGCAAAACGGAACAGATTCGGCCATCAAATACTTATCAAAATTTTCAAAATTGATGCGATTAACGTTAGAATATTCTAAAGAATCGCTAATTCCGATTGACAAAGAAATTGAAAGTTTACAAAATTATTTAGAACTCGAACAACTTCGTTTCAATAATGTTTTTGAATTCAAAATAACCAAAAGTCTGGAAATAGAAGATGATATGGCGTTGCCACCTTTATTATTACAACCCTTTGTGGAAAATGCAATTATCCATGGCTTAATTCCTAAAAAAGAAAACGGAACTATTTCAGTTGATTTTTCGATTGAAAAAGATAATCTGGTTTGCACCATTTTAGATGATGGAATTGGGTTTGACAAATCCAAAGAAATCAAAGAAAATTTAGTGGCCATTCACAAATCGATGGCATTGGATATTACCAAAAAAAGATTAGAAATGATGGAAGCCTCTACCGCTCAAAAAGCCAAAGTGGAAATTAAAGAAATAAGAAATGATTTAGGAGAAATTCAAGGCACAAAAGTCGTACTGAATTTACCAATCCAATATATAAAATAA
- a CDS encoding LytR/AlgR family response regulator transcription factor has protein sequence MTTAILIDDDANLRAGMRQMLSRYAPDISIIGEADSVQSGVETIHRLKPQVLFLDIQLTDGTGFDVLEQLAELNGKITSQVVFITAHEQYAIKAFRFSALDFLLKPVDPEELQKVIGKINQVLSQSDNYAHIDLLLENIRRKVDNFKRIALSTSDGIHLFEVSDIIRCESEDNYTKFYIKNSKPILISKTLKEYEELLTEHGFERIHQSHLINLAYLKSYIKKDGGYVVMADNSNLPISQRKKERLQELLKTM, from the coding sequence ATGACAACAGCCATATTAATAGACGACGATGCCAACCTGAGAGCCGGAATGCGACAAATGCTTTCTCGGTATGCTCCTGATATTTCCATTATTGGAGAAGCAGACAGTGTGCAATCCGGTGTGGAAACCATCCACCGATTGAAACCTCAAGTTTTGTTTTTAGATATTCAATTAACAGACGGAACCGGTTTTGATGTGTTGGAACAATTGGCGGAACTTAACGGAAAAATCACTTCGCAAGTGGTTTTTATCACCGCTCATGAACAATATGCTATTAAGGCGTTTCGATTTAGTGCATTGGATTTTTTGTTAAAACCCGTAGATCCGGAAGAATTGCAAAAAGTGATTGGGAAGATTAATCAAGTTTTATCACAAAGTGATAATTATGCTCACATCGATTTGTTGTTGGAGAACATACGAAGAAAAGTAGATAATTTCAAACGAATTGCTCTTTCTACTTCAGACGGAATTCATTTGTTTGAAGTTAGCGATATTATCAGATGCGAAAGCGAAGATAATTACACCAAGTTTTACATCAAAAACAGCAAGCCGATTTTGATTTCCAAAACGTTGAAAGAATATGAAGAGTTGTTGACCGAACATGGTTTTGAACGCATCCATCAATCGCATTTAATCAATTTGGCTTATTTGAAATCATATATCAAAAAAGACGGTGGTTATGTGGTGATGGCAGATAATAGTAATTTGCCGATTTCACAACGAAAAAAAGAACGATTACAGGAATTATTGAAGACGATGTAG
- a CDS encoding DUF7619 domain-containing protein produces the protein MKKILLILLFITNWANAQIINIPDSNFKGMLLNASPSNSIATDMNNFTITIDTNGDGEIQLSEALQVYNLRIIQANIADLTGIEYFTSLLTLNCGFNQLTSLAGVTSLPNLTGLTCEYNQFTALDVSSIATLSQLRCNNNSITSLNFNDSLILLDSSHNPLGTLNVNALTNLEVLRCNANLLSNLDVTNQVNLNVLHCKSNSLSSLNVSTLVNLINLDFSANTINTIDLTALVDLEYLTCSQNGLTSLNVSSSPNLIELVAHDNEIPSLNVAALANLEKLQINDNQLTSIDLTGLNNLKYLSCHYNPLTTLTLTSQTNLEHLLYGNQELATIDVGNQVNLESLSAYELTQLPTNIENLQNLKSLVIIISEMEEIDVSYLSSLTSFSCFDSEQLTYVNVKNGNDFTTNGISFSNNPNLLFVCVNDNDLNNVYDLGEGNGDFHASSYCTFTPGGDYNTIKGSVLWNCDEDERTIYTKVTIYDGIVEGATFTDQNGEYTFFTQAGTQIILPVIENPSFFTLTPPINAVIFPDNNNNVETLDFCISPNGINPDLEVVIAPLLPARPGFNATYEIVYRNKGNTVLSQDYGLSFFYNQHLMTYVSATVNPDTQIEGTLNWSYENLLPFESRSIIVTMLINTPTDIENPVNIDDVLTFTSIITPQAGDENVVDNTFIFNQVVVGAYDPNDITCIEGDVVSPDYIGEELHYIIRFENTGNFYAENVVVVMDIDPTKYDVSSLKVLNSSHDMRAQVRGNKAEFIFSNIYLDSGGHGNILLVMNSKNSLTTGDFVKSKADIYFDYNYPIITNEAETLFEALSVVNPVLDNIISIYPNPTKDIVNISIKDNSTIKTIELYDIQGRLLQTQIVNNVTSELNLADRANGMYFIKINTDLGSKLEKLVKK, from the coding sequence ATGAAAAAAATCCTACTCATACTATTATTTATAACGAATTGGGCTAATGCTCAAATTATAAATATACCCGACTCAAATTTTAAAGGAATGTTGCTTAACGCTTCTCCTTCCAACAGTATTGCAACCGATATGAATAATTTTACGATTACTATCGATACAAATGGAGACGGTGAAATTCAGTTAAGTGAGGCTTTGCAAGTTTATAATCTACGAATTATACAAGCAAACATAGCGGATTTAACAGGAATTGAGTATTTTACAAGTCTTCTTACTTTGAATTGCGGTTTTAATCAGCTTACTTCCTTAGCAGGAGTAACATCTTTGCCAAATTTAACTGGATTAACGTGTGAGTACAACCAGTTTACTGCTTTGGATGTCAGTAGTATAGCCACTTTGAGTCAACTGCGATGTAATAATAATTCGATTACGTCTTTAAATTTTAACGATAGCTTAATCCTTTTGGATAGCAGTCACAATCCTTTGGGTACACTTAATGTAAACGCATTGACCAATTTGGAGGTTTTACGTTGTAATGCCAATTTGTTATCCAATTTAGATGTAACCAATCAGGTTAATTTAAATGTTTTACATTGTAAATCAAACTCACTTTCATCTCTAAATGTAAGCACTTTAGTCAATCTGATAAATTTAGATTTTAGTGCTAATACTATCAATACCATCGACTTAACAGCATTGGTAGATTTGGAATATCTTACTTGTTCTCAGAACGGACTTACTTCTTTAAATGTAAGTTCTTCTCCTAATTTAATTGAACTTGTAGCTCATGACAACGAAATACCTTCTTTGAATGTGGCTGCGTTGGCTAACTTAGAAAAACTACAGATTAATGATAATCAGTTAACCAGTATTGATTTAACAGGATTGAATAATCTTAAATATTTGTCGTGCCACTATAATCCGTTAACCACATTAACGTTAACTTCTCAAACAAATTTGGAACATTTATTATACGGAAATCAAGAATTGGCAACTATTGATGTTGGTAATCAAGTTAATTTAGAGAGTCTTTCTGCTTATGAACTAACACAATTGCCGACCAACATTGAAAATCTTCAAAACCTTAAATCGTTAGTGATTATTATATCTGAAATGGAAGAAATTGATGTTTCCTATTTATCCTCTTTAACTAGTTTTTCTTGTTTTGATAGTGAACAGTTAACTTATGTGAACGTTAAAAACGGTAATGATTTTACCACTAACGGAATCAGTTTCTCAAACAACCCCAATTTACTATTTGTATGTGTAAATGATAATGATCTCAATAATGTGTATGATTTAGGTGAAGGTAATGGTGATTTTCACGCAAGTTCCTATTGTACTTTTACTCCCGGAGGAGATTATAATACTATTAAAGGTTCTGTCCTATGGAATTGTGATGAAGATGAAAGAACAATTTACACTAAAGTAACAATTTATGACGGAATAGTAGAAGGAGCAACATTTACAGACCAAAATGGAGAATATACTTTTTTCACACAAGCGGGAACACAAATCATTTTACCTGTTATAGAAAACCCAAGCTTCTTTACTTTAACGCCACCCATTAACGCTGTTATTTTTCCGGACAATAATAATAATGTAGAAACGTTAGATTTCTGTATTTCGCCAAATGGAATTAATCCTGATTTAGAAGTAGTTATTGCTCCGCTTTTGCCAGCTCGTCCGGGGTTTAACGCAACCTATGAAATTGTTTATAGAAATAAAGGTAACACAGTATTGTCACAAGATTATGGTTTAAGCTTTTTCTACAACCAACACTTAATGACCTATGTTTCTGCAACGGTTAATCCCGATACTCAAATTGAAGGAACCTTAAATTGGAGTTACGAAAATTTGTTACCTTTTGAAAGTAGAAGTATTATTGTAACGATGTTAATTAATACTCCTACCGATATTGAAAATCCGGTAAATATAGATGATGTGTTAACTTTTACTTCGATAATTACTCCTCAAGCAGGAGATGAAAATGTGGTTGATAATACTTTTATATTTAATCAAGTAGTAGTTGGTGCTTATGACCCAAATGACATTACCTGTATCGAAGGCGATGTGGTGAGTCCTGATTATATCGGAGAAGAATTGCATTATATCATCCGTTTTGAAAACACCGGAAACTTTTATGCCGAAAATGTAGTGGTTGTCATGGATATTGATCCTACAAAATATGATGTTTCCAGTTTGAAAGTATTAAATAGTTCACACGATATGCGAGCACAAGTAAGAGGAAATAAAGCCGAGTTTATTTTTAGTAATATTTATTTAGATTCAGGAGGACATGGAAATATCTTATTGGTTATGAATTCTAAAAACTCGTTAACAACCGGTGATTTTGTAAAAAGCAAAGCGGATATTTATTTTGATTACAACTATCCGATTATAACCAACGAAGCCGAAACTTTATTTGAAGCATTGAGTGTTGTAAATCCTGTTTTAGACAACATCATTTCAATTTATCCAAATCCGACTAAAGATATTGTCAACATCAGTATCAAAGATAATTCAACCATCAAAACCATTGAATTGTATGATATTCAAGGAAGGTTATTGCAAACGCAAATTGTGAATAATGTAACTTCTGAATTAAATTTAGCAGATAGAGCAAACGGAATGTATTTTATAAAAATAAATACAGATTTAGGAAGTAAATTAGAAAAATTAGTTAAGAAATAA